The Apibacter raozihei DNA segment CTTGCTAATGAGCTCCCCCTCTCTATCGGTGGAGGAATCGGACAATCTCGACTGTGCATGTTCCTGTTACAAAAAGCTCATATTGGAGAAATACAATCCAGCATATGGCCGGAGGATATGAGAAGTGCTTGCGATAAGGCAGGTATTCCTTTGATTATATAACTTCTACACACATAAAAATTAAAAGCCTTCTTATAAGAAGGCTTTTAATTTTTTAGAACGAAACTCGTATTCTTGTTCCTCTTCGGTCAGAAATCAGAGATACTTTATATCTTCCGGGTGTTTTCTCTTGATAATCTTCAATTGATTGATTATATAATTCAACTGATTTTTTTATTTTCTTTTTACCTACTATTTTTAAAGGAATTGTTGCTACTAAAAAAGTTCCTCCTATGATTGCTGTTGTAACGGATGTAGTTGTTTCAGCGTTTGAGTTAGATTCTGAATTACCATACGTATCAATTAGAAAACCTCCAGCAGCTATTGCTATTACCCAAAAAAAGTTATATCTCCCAGTGTTCTCAACGTTTTTCCATCACTATATTTCTCTAATGCTGCTTCATTATTTTTCATTTGTTGATGAACTTCGGTTCTGGAAAGAAATCTATCTCGTAGTTTTATTTTTCTGAAATTTTGAATTCCAATGTCTGTGCTTGAATCTGACTTAATCCAACAACAAACATTAAGGCAAGTGCTTGTACTTTCATCGTTAAATATTTTTAAATGTGTTTCTCTAGTTTTAATTTATCTTACTTTATTCCGGTTCAAACCATTCTCCTTTTTCTGCTACTTTAATTAAATGCCCTATAGTTAAAAGGGGTATAGGAGTACGCTTATTTTTACCTGTGAGTCTTGCCCATATGTCTTTTAAATTTAAGGTAAGTTCCGGATAAAAGTAATCTAGTATATTGAAGTCATTGATTTTTATTTTGAAATATTCAAAGTAATCAACAAGCTCAAAATATATTTCATCTTCGGTAGTATACAATTTATTTAATATAGTATTTTCATCAATTTTAACAAAACCTTTAAATTTTCTTTTAAAATAATCAATTACTTTATTTTCTATACTCGTCCTATTTACTAAAAACTTTTTCAAATTCTTCTTTATACGTAAATTCCCTATATTAAAAACTATTATAACAAAATCGTTTTACTTGAGAATTAAATATTATATTTTCATTAATTATTTTTTCAATATATTATATCAATAAAATCATGTCCACTAAATTTATCTTCATAAATATTATATTTTCCAAAATTAGTTTTAGTGAGTTTTTCATATAATTTTTTTTGCTCATTCTTAATACTTATTTTATATTGATGAAAACTATTAAAAAGAATTATTTTAACTTTTATTTTTTCATCACATACATTGTTTCTCATAATTTTGTATGTCAATTTTTCTTTTGAATTAGCATTAATCAAATATACCAACTTTTGATTACTTTGAGTGTATTCTTGATATAAATCAGATTTATGATATAAATTTTTTACTAATGAATCAAATTTCATATTTACTTCTTCCCATGGATTATTGCGACTATCATATTGCCCTAACTTGTTTATAAACAAATGTTGACAATCACTAATAAATAATAAATCTTCATTCACAATTGATCCTTTTTGATAATGATTAGGAAAGCCTACTTGAAAATACGGCATATATAAATAATTTTCCTGAGATAAATTATTTATATTTAATACAATTAGAGAATCTTTCTCATTATACAGAAGTTCTACATCTATATTTTTCTTATCATTTTGATAATATTTATCACATGAGAAAAAAATCAATAATATTATAAAATATTTTATACTATGTAACGTCATTTTATTTTTATGCTTCCTAAAAATTTTATTTTGTCGTATAAACCTACTTCAACAGAATCTGTGAAAACATTTTTTATATTACTTAAAAGTTCTTGTCCACGTAAACCTAAACCCAACCAACCATTTGTTTTCAAGAATTGATATGTCATTTTCTGAATAACCTGATGCTCTAAATTATCAACTAAACCTGTTGCAGCGTCCTGCCTCCCATGCGAAAGACTGGCTCGTTCGCTAAAAATGTCTACCAGACATTTTCTTTACGCTCCGCCCTCATCGGTTAAGGCGGAACCGAAACCTCCGCTCAAGGTGCCAAAAAACAGGGTTCCAAAAGTCTTCGATCCATTAATTCCTGCGGCTGCACCTCCTAACCCTACGGCTGAGGCTACCAAGCTGGAAATCCCTCCACTGGACATTCCGCTTAATACATCCTCCTACTATAATATCCTAAGACAAACCATGGCGGCCTGCTACATTTCTATCATGTTGCTAGTTATAAACTGTATAATGATAAGGGTAATCTATTAGTTATTCCATAAAATTCTAAATAAGAGATAATTAAAAAATATACTGAATATATAAACAGAATAATAAAATAATAATAATTTAACCTTATTGCATACGCTATTGCTTTATTATTAGACTTTTTACATAACCACTTTGAAGTAACTAAAAATAAAATACTTTCTATCATAACAATGAGAGGAACGCTGTCTAAACAAGTTAAAGTCACCAGTGGACTTGCTCCTATCTTATAATTAAAATAATGTATACCTTCCGCTAAGATGGAGTACATTATTTGAAATACAAAAATGAATAATATATTACTTACTATTATAAATAGTATATTTATTACTATCCTTTTCATAATTTCTTTTATATCAATAATTTAACTATCTGTAATCTTTATTACAAACCTATTTTCAAATTAAGTTATAAATGAAATAATTTACACAAAATAAAAATATACATACTAGTACTACGTTTATTAGATAGAAAAAATCTTTTTTTATGAAAATTCTCCATAAATAAAAAACCATATAAATGATACTTATACTATTTATTAGCTTTCTCGCATAAAGTATTGGAGAAAAAATACTATAATGTCCTTCACTTATTTTATATGGTTTGTAATAAACGTATTTTGACAAGACAATAGCTATAGAAATCATAGTAAAATATAATACTAATGATATAAATATTTTTATTATTTTTTTAGAATCCATAACCATTTGATAATTTATTATTTTTTTGAATACACATAAAATACTAATAAATATAAATTAATATTAAAAAAAGTATTGTTATAATTATACCATTTATAAATATTAAATATTTCACTATTTTTTCCTTTTTAAATAGAAAAAATAAAAATGCTATATTAAGAAAAGCACCTATGATATAAATATATACTGGATAAACCAGGCTATCTAAAACAGTATAAGAATGCCAATCAATAGCACTATTGATTATAAAAAATGCAATAAAATAGATACTGCAATTAACCAATATATATAAACTACTTTTAAAATATCTTCCAACTTGTTTTTTCATTTTTTTATCTATGCTTGCCCGCTAATTATAAAGGTAAGCATTTTATAAGAAAAGAGTGGTTTTCTTTTACCTTGAAAAACAGACCATCTTCAGACTTTTGGGAAAAATATTTACAAAGAAAAATTTAAAAGACTTCTTTAATAAAAATGTAGGAGTTTTTTTAGATAAAAAACAGAACTTATTGTTCTGTTTTTCTTACGTATTTGTAAAAATTAT contains these protein-coding regions:
- a CDS encoding DUF1493 family protein, producing the protein MKKFLVNRTSIENKVIDYFKRKFKGFVKIDENTILNKLYTTEDEIYFELVDYFEYFKIKINDFNILDYFYPELTLNLKDIWARLTGKNKRTPIPLLTIGHLIKVAEKGEWFEPE